From a single Apostichopus japonicus isolate 1M-3 chromosome 12, ASM3797524v1, whole genome shotgun sequence genomic region:
- the LOC139977345 gene encoding uncharacterized protein, protein MALSRWFLFILLVFQNYDQVRGDGCEPTQYLVVGKPGKLECAFATDVHGIVWYNSTNTVNEQPIIKVIRSKKSGVGFETGEFDVDVDGSLILKEVCIQHENTYTALKFQSQVESPTVHVIRAVTLVKPLRAFPLIDECGDVKQSCFIKLESGSQAHCSIERTKPMVELYWTKRTEHGDIYITSQETDLVHEGATSSSFATVTINDISSTLLSLLVCNANFSHGLLESNESQVLVEHEKVKESAVEPVNLWFEKGSTVHLNCSNGEMNYLLWKKYDDNMNEDLAVAFSIGEEAVEVLSNDFELEMYGSLTIDQINVQREGVYACIYNGGLVDNVNMYNVSVYITPRTLNPVIHGCIEQSYCVLEVNKVGTVSCSYYGVRPEVNLSLKTFYDSDSEMLSFSDEQRNVKTNGETFDVTLTSQYMLQSTTRNRITLECSVSGGNFDLFDNSQKFDLLFHKDSELFTDQTTRNDPTGTLKTYTLIAVSLAIFTLVTMAVIISLIVFSKVKKHRNHQREKATEAEEGIPMMYPEKQDISDKTASFLNEIRIKYETLYNSVTPVPFKLDDKYSMDHIYVENGIELKLSSSESKRSKQINLSSPGSILDDHRMTSHLRMVVGDPGIGKSTLALKLVYDWCKQTSPLKKFDILVYLRLRNLASINSIYDAIQLSLLPRDTLLTGSDIKNILQNAKSGILILDGYDEYPNEDKNSNNDIKHILNREMFQHFTIILTTRTQYLPSDITPRSDIVRLTGFNEAAQEAYIRKVIEQGQLQEAQNIKDRLQRNPILGDFCQVPLFFVMYVHLAPELGDDLSIYTATSFFRFLVSCLHSHFMRKNPTMERNKTQQFEKNHGKLDKIAFDSLMENNNHATWTRDEMCKELGDEFYEYYIKVGILAEEEVLFIDNKPGISESEHIYTKINVRFFHKLFCEWYAAHFLSQFSEDSSGVKLRKTLKCLDPFILQYVYRFACGLNPESSSEIIKYLQSTPDGDMFVNLCILEQSGNVESIKEAVQELSLGKVQINSESSRLLQRSTLQIIDIASAMKIQINCFHLENCFNDVNLEKGCITLNSEVQICKLTFVKELKITEMGRELVLREVIDILDYSSSCGGIETVTFDCCLLPYKLEDKYVFNRLRKTNIKITWIPVGTWYRLRDLSHWEDMYEGNKMTHTDYLSEVENFREEWSDTERQINRKSQKQR, encoded by the exons ATGGCTTTGAGTCGCTGGTTTCTTTTCATCTTGCTAGTTTTTCAAAACTATG ATCAAGTGCGTGGTGATGGTTGCGAGCCAACACAATATTTAGTTGTCGGAAAACCAGGAAAATTGGAATGTGCATTTGCTACCGATGTCCATGGTATAGTTTGGTATAACTCAACAAATACTGTTAATGAGCAACCGATCATTAAAGTAATTCGAAGTAAGAAAAGTGGAGTCGGTTTTGAGACAGGCGAATTTGATGTAGACGTAGATGGTTCGCTGATATTAAAAGAAGTATGTATACAACACGAGAACACCTATACCGCTTTAAAATTCCAAAGTCAAGTGGAATCACCAACCGTTCATGTTATCCGAGCAGTAACACTTG TAAAACCGTTGAGGGCTTTCCCCCTAATTGACGAATGCGGTGACGTAAAACAATCCTGTTTTATAAAATTAGAGAGCGGTTCCCAGGCCCATTGTTCCATCGAAAGGACTAAGCCAATGGTTGAACTTTACTGGACGAAACGAACTGAACATGGGGACATTTATATTACATCACAAGAGACGGATTTAGTTCATGAAGGTGCTACAAGTTCTTCGTTCGCAACTGTAACAATAAATGACATTAGTTCAACACTGTTGTCATTACTTGTTTGTAACGCAAATTTTTCTCATGGACTTCTTGAATCGAACGAATCACAAGTTCTTGTTGAGCATGAGAAGGTGAAAGAATCGGCAGTTGAACCTGTAAATCTGTGGTTTGAAAAAGGTTCCACTGTGCATCTTAATTGCTCGAACGGTGAAATGAATTACCTATTGTGGAAAAAGTACGATGACAACATGAATGAAGATTTAGCCGTAGCGTTTTCCATTGGAGAAGAAGCTGTTGAAGTATTgtcaaatgatttcgagttagAAATGTACGGATCACTAACTATAGATCAAATCAATGTGCAGCGTGAAGGAGTATATGCATGTATTTACAACGGTGGTTTGGTTGACAATGTTAATATGTACAATGTCTCAGTGTACA TAACTCCAAGGACTTTAAATCCTGTGATACATGGTTGCATAGAACAGTCATACTGCGTGCTGGAAGTCAATAAAGTTGGCACTGTTAGCTGCTCTTATTACGGAGTTCGTCCCGAAGTTAACCTtagtttgaaaacattttatgaCAGCGACTCCGAAATGCTTTCATTCTCCGATGAACAAAGGAATGTTAAGACTAACGGCGAGACATTTGACGTCACTCTCACttcacaatatatgttacaGAGCACAACGAGGAATCGCATAACGCTGGAATGCTCTGTTAGTGGCGGTAACTTCGATCTGTTTGACAATTCGCAGaagtttgatttattatttcatAAGG ACTCCGAGTTATTTACAGATCAAACTACAAGAAACGATCCAACAGGTACACTAAAGACCTACACACTCATAGCTGTGTCCCTCGCAATTTTCACTCTGGTGACAATGGCGGTTATCATTTCGTTGATTGTCTTTAGTAAAG tGAAGAAACACAGAAATCATCAGCGGGAAAAAGCTACAGAGGCAGAAGAG GGTATCCCCATGATGTATCCTGAGAAGCAAGACATATCAG acaaaacaGCTTCATTTCTGAATGAGATTCGAATAAAGTACGAAACCCTTTATAATTCAGTGACTCCGGTACCTTTTAAACTTGACGATAAATATTCAATGGACCATATCTACGTCGAGAATGGTATTGAACTAAAACTGTCATCTTCAGAATCAAAGAGGTCAAAGCAGATCAATTTGAGTTCCCCTGGTAGTATTTTAGATGATCATCGTATGACGTCTCATCTGCGAATGGTCGTAGGTGATCCTGGAATTGGAAAATCAACTCTTGCTCTTAAACTAGTCTACGATTGGTGTAAACAAACTTCACCTCTTAAGAAGTTTGATATTCTCGTTTATCTTCGATTACGAAATTTAGCGTCAATAAATTCTATATATGATGCCATACAATTATCCTTGCTACCAAGAGACACGTTGCTTACTGGAAGCGATATTAAGAACATTCTGCAAAACGCTAAGTCGGGGATTCTCATATTGGATGGTTACGACGAATATCCAAACGAAGATAAAAACTCAAACAATGATATAAAACATATTCTTAACAGGGAAATGTTTCAACATTTCACAATAATTTTAACAACAAGAACACAGTACCTACCAAGCGACATAACACCCAGGTCAGATATTGTACGTTTGACAGGTTTTAACGAAGCCGCTCAGGAAGCGTACATTCGAAAAGTAATTGAACAAGGTCAACTTCAAGAAGCACAGAACATCAAGGACCGTCTGCAGAGGAATCCCATTTTAGGAGATTTTTGTCAAGTTCCACTATTCTTTGTCATGTATGTTCATTTAGCTCCCGAACTAGGAGATGATCTGAGTATTTACACTGCCACTAGTTTCTTTCGTTTCTTAGTATCATGCCTACACAGCCATTTCATGAGAAAGAATCCCACCATGGAGAGAAACAAGACACAACAGTTTGAAAAGAACCATGGTAAACTTGATAAGATAGCTTTTGATAGTCTTATGGAAAACAACAATCATGCTACCTGGACAAGAGATGAAATGTGTAAAGAATTAGGCGATGAATTTTACGAGTATTACATCAAAGTTGGAATTCTAGCTGAAGAAGAAGTTTTGTTTATTGATAACAAACCGGGTATCTCAGAATCTGAACATATTTACACCAAAATAAATGTCAGATTCTTTCACAAATTGTTCTGCGAATGGTATGCTGCTCATTTTCTGTCACAGTTCTCTGAAGATTCATCGGGTGTCAAACTACGGAAAACACTGAAATGTTTAGACCCGTTCATTCTGCAGTACGTCTATCGGTTTGCGTGTGGTTTAAATCCAGAGAGTTCTAGtgaaatcataaaatatttgcaaagtACACCTGATGGTGATATGTTCGTCAATCTATGCATTCTTGAACAGTCCGGAAATGTTGAGTCAATTAAGGAAGCTGTGCAAGAACTTTCTTTGGGGAAAGTGCAAATAAACAGTGAAAGTAGCAGACTGCTGCAACGGTCGACGTTGCAAATCATTGACATTGCTTCGGCAATGAAG ATTCAAATAAATTGCTTTCATCTTGAAAATTGCTTTAATGATGTAAATCTGGAGAAAGGATGTATCACGTTAAATTCTGAAGTGCAAATTTGCAAACTGACGTTCGTCAAAGAGTTAAAGATCACAGAAATGGGACGAGAGCTTGTTCTCCGGGAAGTCATTGACATACTTGATTATTCAAGTTCTTGTGGCGGCATAGAAACTGTGAC ATTCGACTGTTGCTTACTTCCTTACAAACTTGAAGACAAATATGTCTTTAATCGATTGaggaaaacaaatatcaaaa TTACTTGGATACCTGTTGGTACATGGTACCGTCTTCGAGATTTGAGCCACTGGGAg GATATGTATGAAGGTAACAAAATGACGCATACAGATTACCTAAGCGAG GTAGAAAACTTTCGGGAGGAATGGAG TGATACTGAAAGGCAGATTAACAGAAAATCACAGAAGCAGCGATGA